The following are encoded together in the Streptomyces flavofungini genome:
- a CDS encoding ABC transporter permease, which yields MTTSATAAPASRQLHTFGAIMWRDVFVALRQFPTFIGQAIIQPFFTLFVFGVLLSDAGYVDGDYSSVLLPGVLALNGFLGGMQNTALPLVVDFSYTREIEDRLLSPISLSLVAVEKILFGALYGFVASLMMTPVGMVLLDLSWPISKTVPALGIAGLGALAGASIGLCLGTSVSSDKVDVMFTLVLMPLLFTGSTQFPLVALDEVRWFQVICGANPLSYASEGMRAVTSPSVEHVPLPITLIVLVGSITLFASIGIRGFLKRAQT from the coding sequence ATGACTACGTCGGCCACGGCCGCACCGGCCTCGCGGCAGCTGCACACGTTCGGCGCCATCATGTGGCGCGACGTGTTTGTCGCCCTGCGCCAGTTCCCCACGTTCATCGGCCAGGCCATCATCCAGCCGTTCTTCACACTGTTCGTGTTCGGTGTGCTGCTGAGCGACGCGGGCTATGTGGACGGTGACTACAGCTCGGTGCTGCTGCCCGGCGTACTGGCCCTGAACGGATTCCTCGGCGGCATGCAGAACACGGCGCTGCCGCTCGTCGTGGACTTCTCCTACACGCGGGAGATCGAGGACCGGCTCCTTTCGCCGATCTCACTGAGCCTGGTGGCCGTCGAGAAGATTCTGTTCGGCGCGTTGTACGGCTTCGTGGCGTCGCTGATGATGACTCCGGTCGGCATGGTCCTGCTGGATCTGTCGTGGCCGATCAGCAAGACCGTTCCCGCCCTCGGCATCGCCGGGCTCGGCGCCCTCGCGGGTGCCTCGATCGGTCTGTGCCTCGGCACGTCGGTGAGCAGCGACAAGGTGGACGTGATGTTCACGCTGGTCCTGATGCCGCTGCTGTTCACGGGCTCGACGCAGTTCCCGCTGGTCGCCCTGGACGAGGTGCGCTGGTTCCAGGTGATCTGCGGCGCCAATCCGCTGTCGTACGCCAGTGAGGGCATGCGGGCCGTGACGTCGCCGAGCGTGGAGCACGTGCCGCTGCCGATCACGCTGATCGTGCTCGTCGGGTCGATCACGCTGTTCGCGTCCATCGGCATCCGCGGGTTCCTCAAGCGCGCGCAGACGTAG
- a CDS encoding helix-turn-helix transcriptional regulator: protein MSLVERVDEWALLEEVLANSAEGPSRVVVVRGPVATGKSELLNGVADQAEARGHTVLKATGLRAERRTPMAVFGQLLLTAGRAEGPQDLPEQDGRVRPGQGEQRGADAAARVEQLLDDARFTAMLRDPDHEREEHVRAHVMRSLTAALHATAQGRPLTILVDDVQYADIPSLQCLQHAMRELRAKPLVIVLGLRTGPRAERPMFSAELLRHPRLTQLRLSTLGERATAEMLREHLDEATARRLAPETHRVSGGNPLLIRALTHDILAHRPPTDPSLPAVHALTVGDAYRQSVLSCLHRGEDSVLAVARGLAILDDAASDAALAGLLELDHETVTLSRRALESAGLAEAGTFRHPLARTAVLDDLTRDDRIDLHRRAADLLRRGGAEPPVVARHIVAAGEVTDEESLDVLWETATRARRDEDVSLAIACLQLAEQACPRGARRSEILAELTRCVWRVRPSTVGPHLRALRTAFDEGWLTEQAVPALLAGLLWQGRFEEAAEIARKCQGAYEGTSTVSAYLAAGGVRTTYPALRERVGTDNWPAPHGNPDTVTGRGSDPRSRAGAALTTVLTRGADPHAVDLAEAVLQGAPLNDANLEALTCSLNVLIYSDRLTRAAHWCDALLREATKLGGPGWQAPLSAVRAKIALRQGNAGEAVRYAVNALAWMTPLGWGVGIGSVLATLVSAHTAMGQYDQAMTYLDHHVPDGLPETRYGLELIHARGQLYAATGRVRPALDDFLTCGELMTRWGIDQPALVPWRSAAAEMHLRTGGEAEADRLVREQLAKCGPGQSRTRALTLRVLAEVAGLRRHHHALHEAIEELEECEDRLELVRVLGALSRSHHALGELGQARMMARRAWRIARDAQAEALCEQLLPYGDGEVSTVERPTGNGESCPSEELTDAERRVASLASFGHSNREIARKLFITVSTVEQHLTRVYRKLNVSRRKDLPHDLLADTAC from the coding sequence ATGAGCCTGGTCGAGCGAGTCGATGAATGGGCTCTCTTGGAGGAGGTTCTGGCGAACAGCGCGGAGGGGCCTTCCCGTGTTGTTGTGGTGAGAGGGCCGGTGGCCACCGGCAAGAGCGAGCTGCTGAACGGGGTCGCCGACCAGGCCGAGGCGCGAGGACACACGGTCCTCAAGGCGACGGGTTTACGAGCAGAGCGCAGGACCCCCATGGCCGTCTTCGGCCAACTGCTCCTGACCGCGGGCCGGGCCGAGGGGCCGCAGGACCTGCCGGAGCAGGACGGCCGGGTGCGACCCGGCCAAGGGGAACAGCGAGGGGCCGACGCGGCCGCGCGCGTGGAGCAACTGCTCGACGACGCGAGGTTCACCGCCATGCTGCGCGACCCCGACCACGAACGCGAGGAGCACGTCCGCGCCCACGTCATGCGGTCGCTGACCGCCGCCCTGCACGCCACGGCCCAGGGCCGGCCGCTCACGATCCTCGTCGACGACGTCCAGTACGCCGACATCCCGTCCCTGCAGTGCCTGCAGCACGCCATGCGGGAACTGCGGGCCAAACCCCTGGTGATCGTGCTCGGCCTGCGCACCGGGCCGCGCGCCGAACGCCCCATGTTCAGCGCCGAACTCCTGCGCCACCCCCGACTGACCCAGCTGCGCCTTTCCACCCTCGGTGAGCGGGCGACCGCCGAGATGCTGCGCGAGCACCTGGACGAGGCCACCGCCCGTCGCCTCGCCCCCGAAACCCACCGCGTCAGCGGCGGCAACCCCCTGCTGATCCGGGCCCTGACCCACGACATCCTCGCCCACCGACCCCCCACCGACCCCTCCCTTCCCGCCGTGCACGCCCTCACCGTCGGCGACGCCTACCGCCAGTCCGTGCTCAGCTGCCTGCACCGGGGCGAGGACTCCGTGCTCGCGGTCGCCCGCGGCCTGGCGATCCTGGACGACGCCGCGTCCGACGCGGCACTCGCCGGACTGCTCGAACTCGACCACGAGACCGTCACGCTCAGCCGCCGCGCCCTGGAGTCGGCAGGCCTCGCCGAGGCGGGAACGTTTCGGCATCCGCTGGCGAGAACCGCCGTCCTCGACGACCTCACCCGCGACGACCGGATCGACCTGCACCGCCGCGCCGCCGACCTGCTGCGCCGCGGCGGCGCCGAACCGCCCGTCGTCGCCCGGCACATCGTCGCCGCCGGGGAGGTCACCGACGAGGAGTCCCTCGACGTGCTGTGGGAGACGGCCACCCGCGCCCGCCGCGACGAGGACGTCTCGCTCGCCATCGCCTGCCTGCAGCTCGCCGAACAGGCCTGCCCGCGCGGCGCCCGGCGCAGCGAGATCCTGGCCGAACTGACGCGCTGCGTCTGGCGGGTCCGCCCGTCCACCGTCGGCCCCCATCTGCGCGCCCTTCGCACCGCGTTCGACGAGGGCTGGCTCACCGAACAGGCCGTGCCGGCGCTCCTCGCGGGGCTGCTCTGGCAGGGCCGGTTCGAGGAGGCCGCCGAGATCGCCCGCAAGTGCCAGGGCGCGTACGAGGGGACCTCCACCGTCTCCGCGTACCTCGCCGCCGGTGGCGTACGCACCACCTACCCCGCGCTGCGCGAGCGCGTCGGCACCGACAACTGGCCTGCCCCGCACGGCAATCCCGACACTGTCACCGGACGCGGCAGCGATCCCCGCAGCCGCGCGGGCGCCGCCCTGACCACGGTGCTCACCCGCGGCGCCGACCCGCACGCGGTCGACCTCGCCGAGGCCGTGCTGCAGGGCGCCCCGCTCAACGACGCCAACCTGGAGGCGCTGACCTGCTCGCTCAACGTCCTGATCTACTCCGACCGGCTCACCCGCGCCGCCCACTGGTGCGACGCCCTCCTGCGCGAGGCCACCAAGCTCGGCGGCCCGGGCTGGCAGGCACCCCTCTCCGCGGTCCGGGCGAAGATCGCGCTCAGGCAGGGCAACGCCGGTGAGGCCGTCCGCTACGCCGTCAACGCGCTCGCGTGGATGACGCCGCTCGGCTGGGGCGTCGGCATCGGCTCGGTCCTGGCCACCCTGGTCTCCGCGCACACCGCGATGGGGCAGTACGACCAGGCCATGACCTACCTCGACCACCACGTGCCGGACGGCCTGCCGGAGACGCGCTACGGCCTGGAGCTGATCCACGCCCGCGGCCAGCTCTACGCCGCCACCGGACGGGTCCGGCCCGCCCTCGACGACTTCCTCACCTGCGGGGAGCTGATGACGCGCTGGGGCATCGACCAGCCCGCGCTCGTCCCGTGGCGGTCCGCCGCCGCGGAGATGCACCTGCGCACCGGTGGCGAGGCCGAGGCCGACCGGCTCGTCAGGGAGCAGCTGGCCAAGTGCGGTCCGGGGCAGTCGCGCACCCGCGCGCTGACTCTGCGGGTGCTCGCCGAGGTGGCCGGGCTGCGACGCCACCACCACGCGCTGCACGAGGCGATCGAGGAACTGGAGGAGTGCGAGGACCGGCTTGAACTGGTGCGGGTCCTCGGAGCGCTCAGCCGCTCCCACCACGCCCTCGGTGAGCTGGGACAGGCACGCATGATGGCGCGCCGGGCCTGGCGCATCGCGCGCGACGCCCAGGCGGAGGCGCTGTGCGAACAGCTGCTGCCGTACGGCGACGGCGAGGTGAGCACGGTGGAACGGCCGACGGGCAACGGCGAGAGCTGCCCCTCGGAGGAGCTGACCGACGCGGAGCGGCGCGTGGCCTCACTGGCGTCCTTCGGGCACAGCAACCGGGAGATAGCGCGGAAACTGTTCATCACGGTCAGTACGGTCGAGCAGCATCTGACGCGGGTCTACCGCAAGCTGAATGTGTCCCGGCGCAAGGATCTGCCGCACGATCTGCTCGCCGACACGGCGTGCTGA
- a CDS encoding flavin monoamine oxidase family protein, whose amino-acid sequence MLGPDFPFAYDEWLSSAHGLGEIPEAEFGTPVAVIGAGISGLVAAYELLRLGLRPVVYETGQMGGRMRSAAFDSHPDAVAELGAMRFPASALALRHYLDLVGLETRPFPNPLTAASGSTVVALGGDRHYARRATELPDIYQEVGMAWDKTLQEHAELFAMDDAIRRRDTAAIKAIWNPLVRALDDQSFYGFIANSPSFQSFKYREIFGQVGFGAGGWDTDFPNSMLEILRVVYTGAEDDHRLVVGGSQQLPLRLWSHAPDDAAHWPTGTSLESLHRGGPRGGVARIERTARGITVQEHGGASQAFPAAVFTPHKRTLVTNVRCDRALLPTPVWTAVERSHYMGSSKLFVLVDRPFWRERDPRTGRDVMSTTLTDRMPRGVYLFDDGPDRPGVMCLSYTWNDDSLKMAPLTPEERLDGVLDVLADIYPGVDIRSRVIAPPRTVTWETDPHFQGAFKANLPGHYRYQRRLFTHFMQAELTPRQRGFFLAGDDVSWTAGFAEGAVTTGLNAVWGVQRHLGGATMPLNPGPGDLFADLAPVDLPED is encoded by the coding sequence ATGCTGGGCCCGGACTTTCCCTTCGCCTACGACGAATGGCTGTCCAGCGCGCACGGGCTCGGTGAAATACCGGAAGCGGAGTTCGGGACACCGGTTGCGGTGATCGGGGCCGGGATATCGGGGCTCGTCGCCGCCTATGAGCTTCTGCGCCTCGGGCTGCGGCCCGTGGTGTACGAAACGGGACAGATGGGCGGCCGCATGCGCTCCGCGGCCTTCGACAGCCACCCCGACGCCGTCGCCGAGCTCGGCGCCATGCGCTTCCCCGCGTCCGCGCTCGCCCTGCGGCACTACCTGGACCTGGTCGGCCTCGAGACCCGGCCCTTCCCCAACCCGCTGACCGCCGCGAGCGGCAGCACCGTCGTCGCCCTGGGCGGCGACCGGCACTACGCCCGGCGCGCCACCGAACTCCCCGACATCTACCAGGAAGTCGGGATGGCCTGGGACAAGACGCTCCAGGAGCACGCCGAGCTGTTCGCGATGGACGACGCGATCCGCCGCCGGGACACCGCCGCCATCAAGGCCATCTGGAACCCGCTGGTGCGCGCCCTCGACGACCAGTCCTTCTACGGCTTCATCGCCAACTCGCCCTCCTTCCAGTCCTTCAAGTACCGCGAGATCTTCGGCCAGGTCGGCTTCGGCGCCGGCGGCTGGGACACCGACTTCCCCAACTCCATGCTGGAGATCCTGCGGGTCGTCTACACCGGTGCCGAGGACGACCACCGCCTCGTGGTCGGCGGCTCCCAGCAGCTGCCCCTGCGCCTGTGGTCGCACGCCCCCGACGACGCCGCCCACTGGCCGACGGGCACCTCCCTGGAGTCCCTGCACCGCGGTGGCCCCCGCGGCGGCGTCGCCCGGATCGAGCGCACCGCGCGCGGCATCACCGTCCAAGAGCACGGCGGCGCCTCCCAGGCCTTCCCCGCGGCCGTCTTCACGCCGCACAAGCGGACCCTGGTCACCAACGTCCGCTGCGACCGGGCGCTGCTGCCCACCCCCGTGTGGACGGCCGTGGAGCGCAGCCACTACATGGGCTCCTCCAAGCTGTTCGTGCTCGTGGACCGGCCGTTCTGGCGCGAGCGGGACCCGCGCACCGGCCGGGACGTGATGAGCACGACCCTCACCGACCGGATGCCGCGCGGCGTCTACCTCTTCGACGACGGGCCCGACCGCCCCGGCGTGATGTGCCTGTCGTACACCTGGAACGACGACTCCCTGAAGATGGCGCCGCTGACCCCCGAGGAGCGCCTGGACGGCGTCCTCGACGTGCTCGCCGACATCTACCCCGGCGTCGACATCCGCTCCCGCGTCATCGCCCCTCCGCGCACGGTGACCTGGGAGACCGACCCGCACTTCCAGGGCGCCTTCAAGGCGAACCTGCCGGGCCACTACCGCTACCAGCGGCGCCTGTTCACCCACTTCATGCAAGCCGAGCTGACACCGCGTCAGCGCGGCTTCTTCCTCGCCGGCGACGACGTCTCCTGGACGGCGGGGTTCGCCGAGGGCGCCGTGACGACGGGCCTCAACGCCGTCTGGGGCGTGCAGCGCCACCTCGGCGGCGCCACCATGCCGTTGAACCCCGGACCCGGCGACCTGTTCGCGGACCTCGCGCCGGTCGATCTGCCCGAGGACTGA